In a single window of the Olivibacter sp. SDN3 genome:
- the gltB gene encoding glutamate synthase large subunit, which yields MTVEDMEEQGLYRSDFEHDACGVGFVAHLKGVKSHRQVQDALTMLENMEHRGACGCDEESGDGAGIMIQLPHEFLWDECNKLDIRLGEPGYYGVGMTFLPKDPILNQQCRALIEVAAAQLNLTFLGLREVPITSEGVGVTALSAEPNIVQFFIDRPKGIRNTEDFDRKLYVLRRLIVKKVKEELPEVKEQLYIPSLSSKTIIYKGQLTTYQVRSYFNDLSDERVVSAFGLVHSRFSTNTFPSWKLAQPFRIVAHNGEINTLTGNLNRFYAGLRSISSPYFTDEELDILLPIVDPGLSDSASLDNVVELLLHSGRSLPHVMLMLVPEAWDGNSAMDPLRKVFYEYHATIMEPWDGPAALCFTNGRTIGAMLDRNGLRPLRYAVTEDDRVVVASEAGALPIEEGIVIRKGRQQPGKIFLVDMDKGEILSDADIKHELASKQPYGEWLEKYKINIKDLAEPRVTFTYLSKESVFRYQQIFGYSREDIEGILIPMALEGKEPIGSMGTDVPLAVLSEHPQHLSSYFKQYFAQVTNPPIDPIRERLVMSLSTFIGNSGNILDEDKMHCHCVALEHPIVTSRDLEKLRSIDTGIFQAKTIQTYFKADGSEGALEEGLARLCRYAEDAVRDGFEVLILSDRAIDSQHAAIPSLLAVSAVHHHLIKTGYRGAVGLVVEAGDAWEVHHFACLLAFGATAINPYMALASIRTLKEEGVIETPLSWPELSKNYVKAICNGLLKIFSKMGISTLQSYNGAQIFEVLGISKEVVDNYFCGAVSRIGGLSLDDIAREVLSKHNRGFKNNKRNTLLPEGGVYQWRRRGEAHLFNPTTVHLLQQACRTDNYEIYKQYAEHINNQKERMYTLRGLFDFAKHRASIPLEEVEPAENIMKRFATGAMSFGSISHEAHSTLAIAMNRIGGKSNTGEGGEDEIRYKPLPNGDSMRSAIKQIASARFGVTSHYLSQADELQIKMAQGAKPGEGGQLPGHKVDEWIARVRHATPGVGLISPPPHHDIYSIEDLKQLIFDLKNANRTARINVKLVSKAGVGTIAAGVAKAHADVILIAGYDGGTGASPISSIKHAGLPWELGLAEAQQTLVKNQLRSRVVLQADGQLKTGRDLAIAALLGAEEWGVATAALVAGGCIMMRKCHLNTCPVGVATQDPELRKLFTGKPDDVVNLFRFLAEELREIMAGLGFRTINEMVGRTQFLKVREDLDHWKVNKLDLSAILYAAQNPSGQSLYQTESQDHGMDMILDWGMLKQAAKALESKTPVFGTFNVKNTDRTIGTLLSNEVSKIYASEGLPDNTINFKFIGSAGQSFGAFAAKGLSFELEGEANDYVGKGLSGAQLAIYPAAGSKLVPHENIIIGNVALYGATSGHLFVCGQAGERFAVRNSGATTVVEGVGDHGCEYMTGGRALILGETGRNFAAGMSGGIAWVYNSSGTFKDRCNLEMVDLDPLETEDETQIINLLKRHINLTNSKLASNILSNWKNEKDLFVKVFPKEYKKVLQAKLVEA from the coding sequence ATGACAGTTGAAGATATGGAAGAACAGGGATTATATCGCTCTGATTTCGAGCACGATGCATGTGGGGTTGGATTTGTAGCTCATTTAAAAGGAGTGAAAAGTCACCGCCAAGTTCAGGATGCGTTGACTATGTTGGAGAATATGGAACACAGAGGTGCTTGTGGTTGCGATGAGGAAAGTGGAGATGGGGCTGGTATCATGATTCAGTTGCCCCATGAATTTTTATGGGACGAATGTAATAAATTGGATATTAGATTGGGAGAGCCTGGTTATTACGGTGTGGGAATGACCTTTTTGCCAAAGGATCCGATTTTAAATCAGCAGTGCCGCGCGTTGATAGAGGTGGCTGCGGCACAGTTAAACTTAACTTTTTTAGGTTTGAGAGAGGTGCCGATTACCTCAGAGGGTGTAGGAGTGACCGCTTTAAGTGCCGAGCCTAACATTGTTCAATTCTTTATCGACAGACCGAAAGGGATTCGTAATACGGAAGACTTTGACCGTAAATTATATGTTCTAAGGAGGTTGATCGTTAAAAAAGTCAAGGAGGAGCTTCCGGAGGTTAAAGAACAATTATACATTCCGTCGCTTTCGAGTAAAACAATCATCTATAAAGGTCAGCTGACTACTTATCAAGTGCGATCTTATTTTAACGATTTATCAGATGAGCGTGTGGTGTCTGCTTTCGGTTTAGTTCATTCCCGGTTCTCTACTAATACCTTTCCTTCGTGGAAACTTGCCCAACCCTTCAGAATTGTGGCCCACAATGGAGAGATTAATACATTGACCGGTAATCTTAATCGTTTTTATGCGGGACTTAGATCAATTTCTTCTCCATACTTTACCGACGAAGAGCTTGATATATTACTACCTATCGTGGATCCTGGTTTGTCTGATTCTGCGTCGTTAGATAACGTTGTGGAGTTGCTGTTACATAGCGGGCGATCGTTACCACATGTTATGCTAATGTTGGTTCCGGAAGCATGGGATGGAAATAGTGCTATGGACCCCTTGAGAAAAGTGTTCTACGAATATCATGCAACTATTATGGAGCCGTGGGACGGTCCTGCTGCGCTTTGTTTTACTAATGGAAGAACCATTGGAGCGATGCTAGATCGTAATGGTTTAAGACCTTTGAGATATGCAGTCACCGAAGATGATAGAGTTGTAGTCGCTTCTGAGGCTGGTGCATTGCCAATTGAGGAGGGAATAGTTATCAGAAAGGGAAGGCAACAGCCAGGGAAAATCTTCTTGGTGGATATGGATAAAGGAGAGATATTAAGTGATGCCGATATTAAACATGAACTTGCCAGTAAGCAGCCTTATGGAGAGTGGCTGGAAAAGTATAAAATAAATATAAAAGACCTTGCTGAACCACGAGTAACCTTTACTTATCTTTCAAAAGAATCGGTGTTCAGGTATCAACAGATTTTTGGATATTCAAGGGAAGACATTGAGGGGATTTTGATACCCATGGCCTTGGAAGGTAAAGAACCTATTGGATCGATGGGAACCGATGTTCCCTTGGCAGTGTTATCTGAACACCCCCAACATTTAAGTAGTTACTTCAAGCAATATTTTGCACAGGTTACCAACCCACCTATTGATCCTATCAGGGAGCGTTTGGTGATGAGTTTGTCAACTTTTATTGGTAACTCTGGTAATATACTTGACGAAGACAAAATGCATTGTCATTGTGTAGCACTAGAGCATCCGATTGTAACTAGCAGAGATTTAGAAAAACTTCGTAGCATCGATACAGGTATTTTTCAGGCTAAAACAATACAAACTTATTTCAAAGCAGATGGAAGTGAAGGAGCTCTTGAAGAAGGACTGGCTCGTTTGTGCCGTTATGCGGAAGATGCCGTGCGCGACGGTTTTGAAGTACTTATATTATCAGACCGGGCTATAGACTCACAACATGCCGCAATCCCGTCGTTATTGGCTGTTTCAGCTGTCCATCATCATTTAATAAAAACTGGATATAGAGGTGCTGTTGGACTGGTAGTTGAAGCAGGTGATGCTTGGGAGGTTCATCATTTCGCCTGTTTGTTGGCATTTGGCGCCACTGCTATTAACCCTTATATGGCCTTAGCCTCTATTAGAACACTTAAAGAAGAAGGTGTAATTGAAACTCCGTTAAGCTGGCCCGAGCTGTCTAAAAATTATGTTAAAGCTATTTGCAACGGCCTTTTGAAGATATTTTCTAAAATGGGTATTTCCACACTTCAATCGTATAATGGTGCGCAGATATTTGAAGTGCTTGGCATCAGCAAAGAGGTGGTGGACAATTATTTTTGCGGAGCTGTATCTAGGATCGGTGGTTTGAGTTTGGATGATATTGCGAGAGAAGTGCTCAGTAAACATAATAGAGGGTTTAAAAATAATAAGCGAAATACTTTATTGCCTGAAGGAGGGGTTTACCAATGGCGCAGGAGAGGAGAGGCGCACTTGTTTAACCCTACAACTGTGCATTTACTTCAACAAGCTTGTCGAACCGATAACTATGAAATATATAAGCAGTATGCAGAACATATAAACAACCAGAAAGAACGTATGTATACGTTGAGAGGATTGTTCGATTTTGCAAAACATCGTGCTTCGATCCCTTTAGAAGAAGTTGAGCCGGCGGAGAATATCATGAAACGCTTTGCTACAGGAGCGATGTCTTTTGGTTCAATATCTCATGAAGCGCATAGTACGTTGGCTATCGCTATGAATCGTATAGGAGGGAAAAGTAATACAGGTGAAGGAGGAGAGGATGAAATTAGGTACAAACCATTACCCAATGGTGATTCCATGCGTTCGGCAATCAAACAAATTGCCTCTGCTCGCTTTGGTGTTACTTCTCACTACCTATCGCAAGCTGATGAACTGCAAATTAAAATGGCTCAAGGAGCAAAACCCGGGGAAGGGGGGCAACTTCCAGGTCATAAAGTTGATGAGTGGATTGCTAGGGTAAGACACGCTACACCTGGAGTTGGATTGATTTCGCCGCCACCACATCATGATATTTATTCAATTGAGGATTTAAAACAGCTTATTTTTGACTTAAAGAATGCAAATCGTACCGCTCGTATAAATGTAAAGCTAGTATCAAAGGCCGGCGTGGGGACTATCGCGGCCGGTGTGGCTAAGGCTCATGCCGATGTTATATTGATTGCAGGCTACGATGGAGGTACCGGTGCTTCTCCTATCAGCTCTATAAAACATGCTGGCCTGCCTTGGGAACTTGGTTTGGCAGAGGCACAACAAACGTTAGTGAAGAATCAGTTACGAAGCAGAGTCGTTCTTCAGGCAGACGGTCAGTTGAAGACCGGCAGAGACCTGGCGATAGCGGCTTTGCTGGGTGCAGAAGAATGGGGCGTTGCTACTGCTGCGTTGGTAGCAGGTGGTTGTATAATGATGCGTAAATGTCATCTCAATACTTGCCCTGTTGGAGTAGCTACACAAGATCCGGAACTGCGTAAGCTGTTTACAGGAAAACCAGACGATGTGGTTAATCTCTTTAGATTTTTAGCGGAAGAGCTGAGGGAAATAATGGCTGGCCTTGGTTTTCGGACAATCAATGAGATGGTCGGCAGAACGCAGTTTTTGAAAGTAAGAGAAGATCTCGATCATTGGAAAGTAAACAAGTTGGATTTATCAGCTATTTTATATGCCGCGCAGAATCCTTCAGGGCAGAGTTTGTACCAAACAGAATCACAAGATCACGGTATGGATATGATACTCGATTGGGGGATGTTGAAGCAAGCTGCCAAAGCCTTAGAAAGCAAAACACCAGTATTCGGAACCTTTAATGTAAAGAATACTGATCGTACCATTGGAACATTACTATCTAATGAAGTTTCCAAAATATATGCTTCAGAGGGACTACCGGATAATACCATTAATTTTAAATTCATAGGATCAGCTGGACAGAGTTTTGGAGCATTTGCCGCCAAAGGCTTGTCTTTTGAATTGGAAGGAGAAGCTAATGATTATGTAGGAAAAGGTCTTTCGGGGGCCCAGTTAGCTATTTATCCAGCCGCTGGAAGTAAACTTGTGCCACATGAAAATATTATTATAGGTAATGTGGCATTATATGGTGCGACTTCTGGTCATCTGTTTGTCTGTGGACAGGCAGGGGAACGGTTTGCTGTTCGTAACTCAGGCGCTACTACAGTAGTGGAAGGAGTGGGCGATCACGGTTGTGAGTATATGACTGGAGGTAGAGCGTTGATACTTGGCGAAACCGGAAGGAATTTTGCAGCAGGAATGAGCGGTGGGATCGCCTGGGTTTACAACTCTAGTGGCACTTTTAAAGACAGATGTAATCTAGAGATGGTTGATCTGGATCCTCTTGAAACAGAAGATGAAACGCAAATCATCAATCTACTGAAGAGGCACATCAATTTGACAAATAGTAAGCTTGCTTCCAATATTTTAAGTAATTGGAAAAATGAAAAAGACCTGTTTGTAAAAGTATTCCCGAAAGAGTATAAAAAAGTTTTACAGGCAAAATTAGTTGAGGCATAA
- a CDS encoding NADH-quinone oxidoreductase subunit B: protein MSISKQTTESGIVVAKLDDLLNWARLSSMWPVSFGIACCAIEMMGAMAATYDLDRYGVFPRASPRQADVIIIAGTVTFKMADRIRLLYEQMPEPKYVISMGSCSNCGGPYWQHGYHVVKGVDKIIPVDVYVQGCPPRPEALIGAFLELQKKIGQESIINEKINT, encoded by the coding sequence ATGAGTATTAGTAAACAGACAACAGAAAGTGGGATTGTAGTAGCTAAATTGGATGATCTCTTAAACTGGGCTCGTTTATCATCTATGTGGCCGGTCAGTTTCGGAATTGCCTGTTGCGCTATAGAAATGATGGGTGCCATGGCGGCTACTTATGACTTGGACAGATATGGAGTCTTTCCTCGGGCCTCGCCACGTCAGGCAGACGTTATCATCATAGCTGGAACGGTAACCTTTAAAATGGCGGACAGGATACGACTCTTATATGAGCAAATGCCTGAACCAAAATATGTGATATCAATGGGTTCATGTTCCAATTGCGGAGGGCCTTATTGGCAACACGGCTATCATGTGGTAAAAGGGGTAGATAAAATAATTCCTGTTGATGTCTATGTGCAGGGATGTCCCCCTAGACCAGAAGCATTAATTGGAGCATTCTTAGAATTACAAAAGAAGATCGGCCAAGAAAGTATTATTAACGAAAAAATTAACACCTAA
- the purE gene encoding 5-(carboxyamino)imidazole ribonucleotide mutase produces MHTHQHPAVGIIMGSKSDLPIMEDAIKILKELGVNIEVSIVSAHRTPERMFDYAQNAASRGIKVIIAGAGGAAHLPGMVASITHLPVIGVPVKSSNSIDGWDSILSILQMPNGIPVATVALNAAKNAGLLAAQILATSNEQLAQNILNFKKELKEKIEHTAEEVENMKF; encoded by the coding sequence ATGCATACTCATCAACACCCTGCTGTAGGAATCATTATGGGTAGTAAATCTGACCTTCCAATAATGGAAGACGCTATAAAGATTTTAAAAGAACTAGGCGTTAACATTGAGGTTTCAATAGTGTCTGCACATCGAACTCCCGAACGCATGTTTGACTATGCTCAAAATGCTGCATCAAGGGGAATAAAAGTAATTATAGCAGGTGCTGGAGGAGCGGCCCATTTACCGGGCATGGTCGCATCCATCACACATTTGCCGGTTATAGGAGTGCCAGTAAAGTCTTCCAATTCAATAGATGGTTGGGATTCCATACTGTCCATCTTACAGATGCCGAATGGGATACCTGTAGCAACCGTGGCACTAAATGCAGCAAAAAATGCAGGACTTTTAGCCGCACAGATTCTCGCTACTTCCAATGAACAACTTGCTCAAAACATCCTCAATTTCAAAAAAGAATTAAAAGAAAAAATTGAGCATACGGCTGAAGAAGTTGAAAACATGAAATTCTAA
- a CDS encoding YpdA family putative bacillithiol disulfide reductase encodes MDILDIAVVGGGPIGLACAIEAKKAQLSYLVLEKGCLVNSLFNYPQHMTFFSTSEKLEIGDIPFVSVNPKPKRLEALEYYRRIQQQFQLNVKLFEQVVAVKKTDYYFSIQTTKSAYKAKSVIIATGFYDKPNLMNIPGEELPKVKHYYNDPHYYANQHVVVIGSSNSSVDAALETYRKGAHVTMVVRKNEISSRVKYWVRPDIDNRISEGSIRAYFNSCLTAIEEASVHIDTPEGPITIPNDFVLALTGYKPDFDFLRKINIELSKDELLIPQHNPTTMETNIPNLYLAGVVCGGMNTHLWFIENSRIHARQIVKHIQEHRK; translated from the coding sequence ATGGATATACTTGACATTGCCGTTGTTGGCGGAGGACCCATCGGACTAGCCTGTGCAATAGAAGCAAAAAAAGCTCAACTCAGTTACTTGGTCCTTGAAAAGGGTTGTTTGGTTAACTCCCTCTTCAATTACCCTCAGCATATGACTTTTTTTTCCACTTCTGAGAAACTGGAAATTGGTGACATCCCTTTTGTGTCCGTCAACCCAAAGCCTAAGCGCCTGGAAGCCTTAGAATATTACAGAAGAATACAACAGCAATTTCAGCTAAATGTAAAATTGTTCGAGCAAGTAGTAGCTGTTAAAAAAACAGACTATTATTTTTCGATACAAACCACAAAAAGTGCTTACAAAGCGAAAAGTGTTATCATTGCAACTGGTTTTTATGACAAACCAAACCTCATGAACATACCAGGAGAAGAACTTCCAAAAGTAAAACATTACTATAATGACCCGCACTATTATGCTAATCAACATGTAGTGGTCATAGGTAGCAGTAACTCTTCGGTGGATGCGGCTTTAGAAACTTACAGAAAAGGAGCACACGTAACCATGGTTGTTAGAAAAAACGAAATAAGTTCACGCGTGAAATACTGGGTAAGGCCCGATATTGACAATCGCATTTCCGAAGGATCTATAAGAGCCTATTTCAACAGTTGCCTAACTGCAATTGAAGAAGCCTCGGTGCATATAGACACTCCAGAAGGCCCTATCACTATACCAAATGATTTTGTCTTGGCATTAACAGGCTATAAGCCCGATTTTGATTTTTTGAGAAAAATAAATATTGAACTTTCTAAAGACGAACTACTTATACCCCAACATAACCCGACTACAATGGAAACCAATATTCCAAACTTATATCTTGCTGGAGTTGTATGTGGTGGTATGAACACACATCTTTGGTTTATAGAGAACTCAAGGATACATGCCAGGCAAATAGTCAAACACATACAGGAACACAGGAAATAA
- a CDS encoding NADH-quinone oxidoreductase subunit A, with product MEDGSQITEFGKIFIYLIIGTLLVLFTLLLGKIISPNKPNKEKQSTYECGEVSQGSSWIQFNSRFYIIALIFLLFDVEMVFIFPWTTVFGSADLIAADNRWGWYTIAEMFIFVGILITGLVYVWKKGDLDWVKPSPKIPVIKSTTPAHVYECINTEVYIVKSFHSVAAAIANAQIVSKASAKPAFKPKFIKRGS from the coding sequence ATGGAAGACGGTTCTCAAATAACGGAGTTCGGTAAAATCTTTATCTATTTGATAATTGGCACATTATTGGTTCTTTTCACGCTTCTTCTTGGAAAAATAATATCTCCCAACAAACCAAATAAAGAAAAACAAAGCACTTACGAATGCGGAGAAGTATCACAAGGAAGTTCGTGGATACAATTTAATTCAAGATTTTACATTATTGCGCTTATTTTTTTATTATTCGATGTGGAAATGGTGTTTATTTTTCCATGGACAACCGTTTTCGGGTCGGCAGACCTTATCGCCGCAGACAATAGATGGGGCTGGTATACCATAGCAGAAATGTTTATTTTTGTAGGAATTTTAATAACTGGTCTGGTTTACGTTTGGAAAAAAGGCGATTTGGATTGGGTAAAACCATCACCTAAAATACCTGTCATTAAAAGTACAACTCCGGCTCACGTATACGAGTGTATAAATACCGAAGTTTATATTGTTAAATCATTTCACTCCGTAGCAGCAGCTATAGCAAATGCTCAAATCGTTTCCAAGGCATCAGCGAAGCCTGCTTTTAAACCTAAATTTATAAAAAGAGGTTCTTAA
- a CDS encoding 5-(carboxyamino)imidazole ribonucleotide synthase gives MEKEFYGDLRLGILGGGQLGRMLIQEAINLNVNVSVLDPDQNAPCKKLCNRFEVGALDDFDTVYKFGKQLDMLTIEIEKVNVDALEKLEEEGVTVYPQARVIRLIQDKGLQKQFFKQNDIPTAAFQMASSKDNLRECQIPFPYIQKLRKDGYDGKGVYKVISEADLNDAFDAPSIVEQWVDFDKEIAVIVARNDKGDVATFPMVEMEFNQEANLVEFLISPSTLTFEIQQRAEQLAIKIAEDLQIVGLLAVEMFLTKDGNILVNELAPRPHNSGHHTVEGNFTSQFAQHLRAIFNLPLGNTNVRSNAVMINLLGETPFEGLAIYKGLEEILAEEGVYVHLYGKKFTKPFRKMGHVTIVNEDRDKAIELARKVQQTIEVIA, from the coding sequence ATGGAAAAAGAGTTTTATGGCGATTTGCGTTTGGGTATTCTCGGAGGGGGGCAACTCGGACGTATGCTTATACAAGAAGCAATCAATCTAAATGTTAATGTATCAGTCCTCGACCCCGACCAAAATGCACCTTGTAAAAAATTGTGTAATAGATTTGAAGTAGGGGCATTGGATGATTTTGACACCGTTTATAAGTTTGGTAAGCAACTAGACATGCTTACCATTGAAATAGAGAAAGTCAATGTTGATGCTTTGGAAAAACTGGAAGAAGAGGGTGTAACTGTTTACCCGCAGGCAAGGGTAATCCGTCTAATACAAGATAAAGGTCTTCAAAAGCAGTTTTTCAAGCAAAATGACATTCCTACAGCAGCTTTTCAAATGGCATCATCGAAGGACAACCTAAGAGAGTGTCAAATACCTTTTCCTTATATACAAAAACTTAGAAAAGACGGTTACGATGGAAAAGGTGTTTACAAAGTAATAAGTGAAGCAGATTTGAATGATGCGTTTGATGCCCCAAGTATAGTGGAACAATGGGTAGACTTTGATAAAGAGATAGCCGTAATAGTAGCCAGAAACGACAAAGGAGATGTTGCGACTTTCCCCATGGTTGAAATGGAATTTAACCAAGAAGCAAATCTGGTGGAGTTTCTCATCTCCCCTTCTACGTTAACTTTTGAGATCCAACAACGAGCAGAACAACTTGCCATAAAAATAGCAGAAGACTTGCAGATCGTGGGATTATTGGCTGTAGAAATGTTTTTGACCAAAGACGGTAATATATTAGTAAATGAATTGGCCCCGAGGCCTCATAACAGTGGCCATCATACTGTAGAAGGTAATTTTACATCTCAATTTGCTCAGCACCTGCGGGCCATATTCAATTTACCTCTTGGGAACACTAATGTAAGGAGCAATGCCGTTATGATCAATCTATTGGGGGAAACACCATTTGAAGGGTTAGCAATCTATAAAGGCCTGGAGGAGATACTGGCAGAAGAAGGTGTTTATGTTCACCTTTATGGTAAAAAGTTTACAAAACCGTTTCGTAAAATGGGACACGTAACCATTGTAAATGAGGATAGGGATAAGGCCATAGAGCTTGCACGAAAGGTGCAGCAAACCATCGAAGTGATTGCGTAA
- a CDS encoding IlvD/Edd family dehydratase has protein sequence MKEKKRRSKAWFSREGKDGFIYRAWMKNQGIPHDMFDGRPVIGICNTWSELTPCNAHFRDLAESVKKGVLQAGGFPVEFPVMSLGETLIKPTAMLYRNLASMDVEESIRANPLDGVVLLCGCDKTTPSLLMGACSVDIPTIVVSGGPMLKGHWRGTDIGTSDVWRFDAAFKLGEITEEEFIDAEACMARTQGNCAVMGTASTMATMIEALGMSLPDNATIPAADSRRKVLAQLSGRRIVEMVEGDLKPSDILTRQAFENAIMVNAAVGGSTNFVIHLLAIAGRIGVDLTIEDFDKLSHNIPLLANVQPSGQYYVEDLYYAGGIPAVVNELRDFLHLSTKTVNGLSIGINSEKASIYDINIIASVDKPIKPESGIAVLKGNLAPEGAVIKPSAASPHLMKHRGKAVVFQTIEDYHSRIDLPDLNVDENSVLVLKNVGPKGYPGMAEVGNMALPKKILEKGVTDMVRISDGRMSGTGFGTVILHVSPEAAAGGPLAYVKDGDYISVNVADRSIVLEVSDEELDRRRENMPLINLAIKRGYVGLYVTHVEQAHLGADFDFLKGGSGSAVPRDSH, from the coding sequence ATGAAAGAAAAGAAACGAAGGAGTAAAGCATGGTTCTCACGTGAAGGCAAGGATGGTTTTATATATCGTGCTTGGATGAAAAACCAAGGGATTCCCCATGATATGTTTGACGGAAGACCAGTGATTGGGATATGCAATACCTGGTCTGAATTGACACCCTGCAATGCGCATTTTAGAGACCTAGCTGAATCGGTGAAGAAAGGTGTTTTACAAGCAGGTGGTTTTCCTGTAGAATTTCCAGTGATGTCGTTAGGAGAAACTCTTATTAAGCCTACCGCAATGCTCTACCGTAATTTGGCAAGTATGGATGTGGAAGAATCTATCAGGGCTAATCCCTTGGACGGTGTTGTGTTACTTTGCGGATGTGATAAAACCACTCCTTCATTATTAATGGGAGCCTGCAGTGTAGATATACCAACTATCGTTGTTTCAGGTGGACCTATGTTAAAAGGCCATTGGCGAGGAACAGATATAGGTACGTCGGATGTTTGGAGATTTGACGCAGCCTTTAAATTGGGAGAAATTACTGAAGAGGAGTTTATTGATGCAGAAGCCTGTATGGCTCGTACACAGGGAAATTGTGCGGTTATGGGAACAGCATCTACCATGGCTACTATGATTGAAGCGCTGGGAATGAGTCTGCCAGATAATGCTACGATACCTGCGGCAGATTCGAGACGGAAGGTTTTGGCCCAGCTCTCAGGTAGGCGGATTGTAGAAATGGTAGAGGGAGATTTAAAGCCTAGTGATATACTGACTAGACAGGCTTTTGAAAATGCTATTATGGTCAATGCTGCAGTGGGAGGATCTACTAATTTTGTTATTCATTTATTAGCAATAGCCGGTAGAATTGGTGTTGATTTAACAATTGAAGACTTTGATAAATTGTCTCATAACATTCCTTTACTGGCAAATGTACAACCCTCTGGTCAATATTATGTTGAAGACCTTTATTATGCAGGGGGGATTCCAGCTGTTGTAAATGAATTAAGGGATTTTCTTCATTTAAGCACAAAAACAGTTAATGGATTATCAATAGGTATTAATAGTGAAAAAGCTTCTATTTATGATATAAATATTATCGCTTCGGTTGATAAACCCATCAAGCCTGAATCTGGAATCGCGGTATTAAAAGGTAATCTTGCACCAGAAGGTGCTGTGATAAAGCCTTCTGCTGCTTCACCACATCTGATGAAGCATCGGGGTAAAGCTGTTGTTTTCCAAACAATAGAAGATTATCACTCGAGAATTGACTTGCCTGATTTGAATGTAGACGAAAACTCGGTGTTGGTGTTGAAGAATGTTGGCCCAAAGGGATACCCTGGTATGGCTGAAGTTGGAAACATGGCTTTGCCAAAAAAAATACTCGAAAAGGGCGTAACAGATATGGTGCGTATTTCTGACGGAAGAATGAGTGGTACAGGTTTTGGAACCGTAATTTTGCACGTATCACCTGAGGCGGCTGCCGGAGGCCCCTTGGCATACGTGAAAGACGGTGATTATATAAGTGTTAACGTAGCCGATAGATCAATTGTTTTGGAAGTGAGTGACGAAGAATTGGACCGTCGTAGAGAAAATATGCCTTTGATAAATCTAGCTATAAAAAGGGGATATGTTGGTTTATACGTAACGCATGTAGAACAGGCACATTTAGGAGCTGATTTCGATTTCCTAAAAGGAGGATCTGGAAGTGCTGTTCCAAGAGATTCACATTGA
- the fsa gene encoding fructose-6-phosphate aldolase — translation MKFFIDTANLRQIKEAQDLGVLDGVTTNPSLMAKEGISGNEQVTNHYKAICDIVDGDVSAEVISTDYDNIIKEGRELAKLNDKIVVKVPMIKEGVKAIKFFTSEGIKTNCTLVFSAGQALLAAKAGATYVSPFIGRLDDISTDGLALIEDIRLIYDNYAFETQILAASIRHTIHILECAKIGADVMTGPLSAILALLKHPLTDSGLAQFLADHAKAAGK, via the coding sequence ATGAAATTTTTTATAGATACTGCCAATCTCCGCCAAATTAAAGAAGCCCAAGATCTAGGTGTGCTTGATGGCGTTACTACTAATCCAAGTTTGATGGCTAAAGAAGGCATCAGCGGCAATGAGCAAGTAACTAATCACTATAAAGCTATTTGCGATATAGTCGATGGGGATGTTAGTGCAGAAGTGATCAGTACCGATTATGACAATATCATTAAAGAAGGCCGTGAACTTGCTAAGCTAAATGACAAGATCGTTGTTAAGGTACCTATGATTAAGGAAGGCGTAAAGGCAATCAAATTTTTTACCAGCGAAGGAATCAAAACCAACTGCACATTGGTTTTTTCTGCCGGGCAAGCTCTTTTAGCAGCAAAAGCTGGAGCCACATACGTTTCGCCATTCATTGGGCGCTTGGACGACATTTCTACAGATGGTTTAGCGCTCATAGAAGACATACGACTAATATACGATAACTATGCTTTTGAAACGCAAATATTAGCGGCATCTATTCGTCATACTATACATATTCTGGAATGCGCAAAGATAGGTGCCGATGTCATGACAGGACCGTTATCCGCAATTTTAGCCCTATTGAAACATCCGCTTACAGATAGTGGACTAGCACAATTTTTAGCAGACCACGCCAAAGCAGCAGGGAAATAA